CGCCAGGAGATGTGTCTGAAGAGCTTAGGAATGCAACTCTGTACTAACACCGAAAAgcgttgttttatgccaagttcttaGAGAATGGAGACTTTGTTGCGAAACTTGGTCCACGAAACTTCCAGAATcctcctccagcaccacatctgcGGAGTATCAATATTCTTTTTCTTGAGTTGTCGCAAAGTCCACgtcatacaaaaatatgggaaaaaCAAGTGTTTTGACGAGCCGGATTTTCGTAGCTTTTGTTATGTTTCTGTTCTtccatatttttatcaattcatCCACAGCAGTTCTTGCTACCGCCATACAGCGCCGTACTTTATCTACGCACCCTCCATAACTTATATAACTTGATAGACTCAGTATTTTAGTCACTGTCCCCCCCGTCTTCTGACAAGTGGCAGTGGTATAGTAAATCAATTACCACTAGCTTTCAAATTCAAAGTAACTGTTTTGGGAAGTGTTCATTCAAATGCCGTGATGTGATGCAACCTGATTGGAGACTCAAAGCACTACTGATGCAATAACGCAACCAGGGGATACGAAACATGGAAATTTGTTCTTAACGaaggaaaatataatatacgtaATGTATCCAAAAGCGTTTTTGTATATGAATAAGCTATGGTACATCAGTCTATGCTACTTCAGAATCACGTATAAATAACCACAGTGGTAATGTTGTTACATTGTTTGATGAGCGATTGAGATTTTAAGAGAGACATGCCTTTAACATGTTAGTTTCCTTTAACAGGCATAGATGGAGTTTTAATAAAGTGTACCTGAGCGCAAATTATTAAACGATAGTGAATAAATACATggatatgttatatttttttatatttttcccaTTTGATAAGAagattccattaaaaaaaatctaaatattataattaaaatattgttccaTATTTGccaatattgttaataatataatctagttacttgtatttatttatacatagcTAGAACTTGGAAGGGACTAGCAGTTTCAATTATATAAGCTACGTTTTTCTAATCTAAATTGCTatgcaatattataaacataacctTAATTATGATACTTATCGAGGGAACATGTCGCTTCCCACTGCAAGTGCCCTTCATCTAGTAGGTACGTTCGACTTAGCGAGCACCCTTGAAGGCCAAAGAAAATGTGGCTcaagtaggtacctaaattCTTTAACAAAATTTGTCCCAGAACAATAAATGTAAAGTATAGCCATAGAAACAACTTCaatctttcttttttataataaatttcagCTCATGAGAGCATATCGATTGCAGACATAAAAATTTCCTTcctgtataattataattaaggcTTTGGTTATGGAGTATgtgtaaagaatatttaaagatttaaaaaggtcataaataaaacttaaataaacacTTGGTAAATACTAAACAAACGGTCATcatgttttgaataaaatccAAACTACATTATCACGTTTATGTACCTATAGGTATATAATTAATcaacattacatttttttaatgtgcgtattaaattttaaataacaagaGCCCCTTTTGGTTGCTAAAAGAATCTTGTAGGTgccatttgatttttaaaatcctAGTTCCTTAATCAATCTATTAACTTAAACTGATGATGAATAGGTTGATAGGTAATAGACGTTATTACACCAAGAAGACCCATATTTCCGTATAATTCTCACATATCTCAATATGCTACTTAATTAAAGGTCtatctttatataattttagttattcCGGCGAAGTTTCCAAATTACCACTTCAAAAAATGCTCAAAAGTCACATCATCGATCACAAGGGAATTGAACTTTTGTACAAGATAAACAAGtagttttacaatttaaatgtttatttatattttttttttaaataaaactgtaggATTCAAAGGAGAGATTCAACAcaaaatttaattcttatatttAAGGTGATCTTTAATGATAAAATCAGAGCCTCTTTCAGCAATCATTATAGTCGGTCCATTTGTGTTACAGCTTGTGATATTTGGCATAATGCTTGCATCAATTAttcttaaattgtttatttgttgCACTCGAAGTCGTTGATCAACTACAAACTTCTTAGGGTCGGGGCCCATACTTGATGTTCCAACAGGGTGATAAATTGTAGTGACTGTATTATTTGCTATACATTTCCAATAATTTGCACTatccaatttaaatttatcacaATCAGGCCATTTCAATCTCGGAAGAAACGCGTTATTAGACTTGAAATAGtccgtttttattattttggttaatattttaataccttgtgtaattaatttcaaatcTCGCGCTTCTCCAAAATAATTTGCATCTATTATAGGATAATCATACGGATTTGAAGAATTTAATGTGATTGATCCGCGGGAGTAAGGATGCAGTAAAACGACTTCAAATACATAAGTTGAACGATTTTGAGCCTGTTGTATTAATGACTTCATCATAACATCTTTATAGCTTAAAAAGCTGAGTCGCAATGGATTATTTACTATAGAAAGTACGTTTTGAAATTCCGGGTAAGAGAGATGTTTATTATGTGAATAAAAAGCACCTATATCTGTTACGCTTGACTGGGCTAGGTACCCAGTACggttgtataaatatttaataacgtCAAAATTTGTGTCCCTTTCTGATGTGGCAGGTGGTAGGTCCAGCATTATAGGGATCCCAACCGCCGCATGGTCCTGTAAGTTTTGACCGACTGCCGGCAGGTCGactttacatttaatatttttagactCTAAATGTTTTTTGTCACCCACACCTGAAAGCATTAGCAAATGGGGTGTATTAATTGAACCCGCGCTCAAAATAACTTCTAATTTAGCATTAAAAGTCATATTTTTTCCATCAATATTAACTGCCACACCATTAGCTTTcatatcattaattaatatctTCGTCACGTATGATTGACTTatcaatttgaaattttttcttGATATTATTGGCTCTACGTACATGGCGTATGTAGTTTTTCTGTTGCCATCTGCAGCTGTCACTGTACTTCTACTCGATCCACTTAAATTTGCAGTATTTATGTCTTCTTTATTTTCTATTCCTATTTCTTGAAATGACTCAAGTACTTTGTCAATAATGTGGTCGTATGTAAAATTTACTGTATTTATGACTTGAAGACCATCAAGACCatagaaattttttatttcattattatttagtaatttttgacTTTGTAAGCTCTCTGCTTTCttgaaaaattttttaatgttttgttcgCTCCATTCATTATTACCGAGTTCTTCCCAAGACTTATAGTCATGTGCTGCTCCTTTGTAGTAGAACATCATATTTAGTTGGTGACTACCACCAAGCATTTTTCCACGAGGCCAGTACGTATTTCCATTAATCAGTGCTTGACTTGTTCGACCATTGTTAACAGTTGAATACTGCCAGTCATATTTCGTCTTATAAATTGAGGTGACCAAATTTGGAATCTGAAACAAATCATTGAGGTAGAAATCAAAATGATGTGATAATTAACTAAGTGTCCAGTGTGAATATGTTGCACACAATCGAACACAGTGAGATAATCTTACTGAAAGATAATTGGTGGCGCGTCCTTAAATCGTCTATGAGAGGGTAGTTCTTATATTAATAACAGAATAAATAGGTTGATTGTACTGCCAACAGATttcgttattgtttttttgggaaattatataattttaaaacatattttgtgtatgtttctttataatatgcagcaaacttaatataattatgtaatttatagtttccgacaaaataaaatacatttaggaagtataatatgatatatatttttttctgaatccTTAACTCATTTTAGTACTGTATAATAGGAGTGTAcagtattgtgtaacttatatgACTTAGTGATTCTTTgtaaatttgttattgtttttatagttaccttttaactaaaagtgaaacataatttttggaAACTTCAATTGTGAAAGTGTGAGTTTTTAgttctgttaatatttattattctaatactgtttgtttcctatacatgaataaataaataaataaattattggtagaaatatttttatatcttatcCATCTATTATCAAATAATAACAATCACCTTTGCTTCGACAGGTGGGTCTGAACCAGCTTCAAGAagtaaaacattgaaattttgATCTACAAGACGTCTTGCTACAATACACCCAGCAGTTCCAGCGCCAACAATTAATAAATCGAATTCTTCATGATCTACAAACATTAAACATATCTCATTTATCATACTAAGCCAACCAAGCAATTGCCACATCGTTGATATAAATTAccaattttttataagtaaaatgTTAATCTCATGAATCACGACAacgaaaaataaatttcatcttTGTGATAGCAAAAAGCCAGACATAATATGGCAACATTCAAATCGACTTTCTACATCTTGATTTTAATCatgatatttattacaaataaagatAATGCAATAAGATATCtcaaattctaattcaaatttttattcaaattagaatgtgacatcacttattgaaagtcaaaaactaccacctattccaaaacgaatgcctcaaacctgagaagaatgggctcaacaaacttagcgggctttttttatcatcatgaaaatatgtttacaaagtaatattgttcaattaaactaattatttaatagcctgaacgcggtcgctccattcccaatctgtggcatgattaagaaagtcatttatttaccacactaacgttttttaacaattcatagaataatttgtaacttaAAGTAACACGTAACATAAATGAGCTTGAAAATA
This window of the Leptidea sinapis chromosome 18, ilLepSina1.1, whole genome shotgun sequence genome carries:
- the LOC126969421 gene encoding ecdysone oxidase-like, producing MSVYYFFLLCVIFVVHPNHVICSQTYNDTECPKITPGSASSTFTAALKYFAGEQCNVYSDVHPKSEVNDHEEFDLLIVGAGTAGCIVARRLVDQNFNVLLLEAGSDPPVEAKIPNLVTSIYKTKYDWQYSTVNNGRTSQALINGNTYWPRGKMLGGSHQLNMMFYYKGAAHDYKSWEELGNNEWSEQNIKKFFKKAESLQSQKLLNNNEIKNFYGLDGLQVINTVNFTYDHIIDKVLESFQEIGIENKEDINTANLSGSSRSTVTAADGNRKTTYAMYVEPIISRKNFKLISQSYVTKILINDMKANGVAVNIDGKNMTFNAKLEVILSAGSINTPHLLMLSGVGDKKHLESKNIKCKVDLPAVGQNLQDHAAVGIPIMLDLPPATSERDTNFDVIKYLYNRTGYLAQSSVTDIGAFYSHNKHLSYPEFQNVLSIVNNPLRLSFLSYKDVMMKSLIQQAQNRSTYVFEVVLLHPYSRGSITLNSSNPYDYPIIDANYFGEARDLKLITQGIKILTKIIKTDYFKSNNAFLPRLKWPDCDKFKLDSANYWKCIANNTVTTIYHPVGTSSMGPDPKKFVVDQRLRVQQINNLRIIDASIMPNITSCNTNGPTIMIAERGSDFIIKDHLKYKN